The Falco biarmicus isolate bFalBia1 chromosome 1, bFalBia1.pri, whole genome shotgun sequence DNA segment TCAGGCACCACTGGCACACCTCTGTCCCCAGTGGCAGTGGCTCCTGCCCATGGCTGGTAGCTGGGTCTCCACATAGCTGGTCACAGGTGGCTGATGTTCCTTCCTTGTGCTGGTTTGTAGGAGATGGCTGCAGTCATGAATGATTTTGCGAATCGCAAAGATCACTACACCTCTGACAGCACCTTCCTGGTCTTCATGTCTCATGGGGTCAGGGCTGGGCTTTGTGGGACCAAGAGCAGAGGTGAGACCACAGACATCCTTTCCCTCGACACCATCTATGAGAAATTCAACAACAAGTGctgccaggcactgctgggcaaACCCAAAGTGGTCATTATCCAATCCTGCCGTGGAGGTGAGTCCCTGCTACAGGTGCCTGCAGGCAAGTGAGACAGCCAGGCTCTCCCAGGGCGCATAAGCACAGGGTGGGGACGGGACATGCCATCATCGCTGATGGCTTGCCCTGCCTTCCTAGGTAAGATAGGGTCCGTGATGGTGAGCAACTCCACAGACCTTGCCATGGCCACTCCCAGCTCCTCTCACACAatccctgcagggctggaaaATGATGCAATCTGTGAAGTCCACCTGGAGAGTGATTTTGCCACTTTACATTCCTCCACTCCTGGTAAGCACTTCCTGGAGATAAGTTGCCCTGCCTGAAGGCAGGTGAGGGCAACAGGACTCCCATTCCTGATGCCATGGGTCTCCTTcacacctcctcctcctcagggcAGGTTGCCAGGGGTCCCCTCAGTACTGTGAGCACTAGGGCATTGCTCCACCAGCTTCTGGAGAAGGCAGTGTCCCCCAGAGCCAGGGTATGAGGCCACTCCAGGAAACCCACAGATGCCTCTTAGAGGCACCTGGGCCAGAGCTTTgtgcccctgcctggctgccttcCCTTGCCCTAGTTCCAGCCCTCCCCAACAGCTCTGCCTGCActccttccccagctgatgTATATCACCACAGTGGCTGGCCAGGGCCAATTGTCATCTCCTGCTGGATCGCAGATGGCTccaggctgtgccagcctggcagctggCATGGCCGGGAGCATGGAAGGGCTGAGAGGCTCAAAGAAAATACTCGCATCACTTCTGTCTTTGCTGGGATGCCCTGTCCTTTTCCCATGCTGTGGGTTGGATGGGCCATATATAACTGTCTCAGAGAAGCTGCCCGTCTCCTGCTCTGGCACCCAGTGTTAATCGCTTTTGCAGTGAGGGACACCAGGGAAATCACAATCAGCATCTTCTGTCTCCCCAGATACTGTCTCCTGGAGAAGTTCAGTAACAGGCTCCCTTTTCATCCAGCGCCTGATAGAGCAGTTTCAAAACCATGCCTGTGACAGCAACTTACAGGAGATCTTCCGAAAGGTGAGACTTTGTAGTTAACTGGAGAGGCAGCCATGCCAATGGTCAGAAAcgctgctcagagcagagctcTCACCAGGGCAGGCCATTTCTCGGCAGGCCCCTCAGGAGCAGGCTCTGTCAAAAAGGGGTCTGGTTTGGCCTGGAAAGTCAGCTGGGTCCCTGAAGGCATCAGCACCCTGCCATGTGGTGGGCACATGTGAGCCTGGTGTTGGCGCCGCCCATGGCATCCCTTGTGCCACCAGACACATGCCTAAAGATGCCCCTGTGGATGCCTCCTGactcccctcccccttcccatgCTGGAAATGGAGCTGCTCTTATTTCTCCCCACCCTCACTCCAGGTCCAATATGCCTTTGGAAAATTCCCTCAGCAGTTGCCATCACAAGAACGGACTACAATGCTCAGGAAGTTCTACCTCTTCCCAGGCCACTGATCTCCTGCCCATGGTGAGTCTCTTCACTTCGCACCTCTGTGGCAGTCTTTTGTCTGTGCCCCAAACATGGTACTCGGCCAGCAGGGAGGAGCAAGGAGAAATTCCCCATCGCTTCTGGGCTCCACACCTCACGGCTCAGACAGGATATCCAAAGGGCTTGTGTGCTGGTAGCTGGGGCTGGGCGGTGGCCTCACTCCATCGTCTCCCAGCTGGCCACAGGAGAGACAGGTGCTCGAGGAACTTGTTTCCATAGTCCATGTCTCAGGAGCTTCTTCATCTAATGTTCTTCACAGGTGAAAAAATCATACACAGACAGCAAGTGTCTTTGAATTTGGGGTAACACAGCAGAAAGCTCAAGCTCAAGGTGAATGTAACCCTGCTCAAGAGAGATGTACTTcttgagaaaaggaaaggaccAGTAGAAAAGCCaagaacagctttgcagaaacacACTGAATCTCCAAACCAGCTACTTGTGCCCCCTCTGCTAGGCAATTACCAAACAGACCTGCAATAAAGTAAGTCTTTGGTTTCCTGTCCTCCCTTCTTT contains these protein-coding regions:
- the LOC130145075 gene encoding caspase-1-like, translating into MADKLLLNVRTAFVERVSKPLISGLLDELLGQGVLSLEEVDEVQDRYPVRTDKARCLIDSVRLKGPKASQIFIDSLRKRDGTLAKQLGLATDSGPLGAQLASPNTENPPGHPVGIQGQQWIRQCSVSEYQRIRDTEGDQIYPIHLPRETRTRRALLICNIEFEHLSRRNGAEVDVKGMTTLLEGLGYMVDVHCNLTSQEMAAVMNDFANRKDHYTSDSTFLVFMSHGVRAGLCGTKSRGETTDILSLDTIYEKFNNKCCQALLGKPKVVIIQSCRGGKIGSVMVSNSTDLAMATPSSSHTIPAGLENDAICEVHLESDFATLHSSTPDTVSWRSSVTGSLFIQRLIEQFQNHACDSNLQEIFRKVQYAFGKFPQQLPSQERTTMLRKFYLFPGH